TTTGGTGACGATGAAAACGGATGGTTCATTAAGTTTGGTAAGGCCATGAACAAGTTGACTTCAATACAAGTGCTCACGGGAGACCAGGGGCAGATCAGGAAACAATGCCGGTTTGTCAACTGAAAACTAGATATAAGTCTCTAACATGCAACAAAATTGAATTggttcttcatttcattttcccCCCTTAGAAGCTCATAGGACTAATTTAACAAACATATATAGATGGTGCATGAGAGCTGTAGGTTGCTCATCTGCAGCAAATTAAACACCATGTACAAAGCAATTTTTTGACTCAAATgaaatcacaattttttgaacTTTTCCATTTTACTCGAGATAGCTAATCTAATTGCTTCAAAACAACAATTCACAGGAATAATTGTCCAGTACAAGTTACAACTGTTTGCTTGTTTTGATGTAGTATATAAGTAAAttgcaaaagaaaatgaaaagaattccCACGTTTCAAAAATTAAGAGGAAACCAAGCTAtgatttgtgtatatatatatatgtcagcCTTTGGTGCAGCTACAGTACTGTATTATCTCCCAATTCATGGATGACTTTCTCAATTTTGACCAGCATATCTGTCAATATCAGGAATTTGGCCAATTAGTACTCTAAACCAGTCAAATCAGATCTGCACATGGCTGCTTTATTCAACTGCGAGTGATCATATTTACAACTCGTGTAGATATTACTTAAGCAGCAATTTTCACCATGGTTCGATGATCACTTCAATAACAATTCCTTTAAGGCTTTCCCATCCAGTAAAAGGAAAAAGTAgttgaataaaaagaagaatgaaatatcAAATGATGGGCAAGTTTCACCGACCAAAACCTGGAAAAGGGCCTTTAGTATTTGAAGACATACCTTGGAATGAAGAATCTTCAAGATATTTCTGCAAGAATTAAGCAGGTGGATCATACATTGGAACATAGTTAGCTCTATAAGTTTGACCCAGCCAGCCAGCcatttaaaaattatcagaAAGCAGAACTTTAGCTGATCTTTATACAAGATCTAAACAGAAATCATACCGCAATTTGGTCTTTGAGGTCAACCTCCTTCGTCATACTTGACTGTGCAGCAACTGCATCCAGTTAACAATTATTAATGGTACTAGTTTTGAATCAGAAAGTAGAGAACATTGTGACTAGTTGACCGGTGTAAACAACCTTGATCAATTTCAGGGCAGCAGTTCGTCAAGAAGGACGTGAAACTGGGAGGAAAAGCTGAAAGAATCTCATCAGCTTCACGACTTAGTTTCGTTTCCTCTTTATGTGAATCTTGAGAAAATTCAGGTGCCAAGTTCAGTGGCATGTAATTGGGGGCAGAGTCACCGGAAGCTGCACATACCCATCCTTCGTTCTCCCTGAGAAAACCACACCTTCAGTAAATCATACATTAATAACTTAATACGGGTAAACTCTACATATCTTGAGATGGGATTATGTGTTAAAGCAACTGTGGTATATGTCACCTGTGTGAAGCTCCATCCAAAGGATTAAACTCAGATTGGGAAGATATTGCTGAATCGAATTCAGCACATGGAAGAAGTTGAGGATTTGCATTGTCCAACTTTCCCTAAGAATGTCACATACAAAAAGCATAGGAAGGAAAATAGTTGTAAATTATTTAGGAAACAAAACTCACTGTCTGAGAGAAACTCATAGAGAACATCATAGAGATTTAAGTACctttaaaacattcatgaaattCTCTATCTCGTAGATTGTCAAAAACCGCAGGATGAATTTCTGAATCTGCAAAAACAAAAGGACAATTGAAGTTCAACATTAATGGTTTTACGCATAGAACCATGCATATAACTCCCTTTATAAGGATTAGGAAATGAGGAGACTCTGACAATCAACTTATCCGTTTCGAATTGTCCAGTATGACAAAGCTTCGATAGAATAATATCCTAAATTTGCAAGTTAAAACATACATTACAACTAGGAAGCTTGAGTGAACGACTCAATGCCTGTAACAGTTATGTCAACTGAACTTCCCAGGCTATTTCTGAAGAACTGTCTATTATCTTACGTACTAGATGGTACAGATCTTGGATAAAATGCATTACTTAAGTTACAGAGCCCAGATCTGAGATGGTTCAAATTCTTTAAGCAAAGGATATCACCACTCTCATGTAAAATTATGCACTTGTTGAGGACAATCATCTTACTATAATAACTAATAGACATGGTAAACTAGCTAATTCAAGTTTCTTCCATGCAATATTTGTATTTCACAACTATTTGCCTTTCTCCTTTTCTTATTATAACTTCAGCTATTGTTCACCTCACCTAATGAAGTTTTACTTTTCTTGAGCTACTTCTGTCTTAATCCATTTCTTAATCTCGTTATTTCTCTAGTGTAGCTTTCCTAGAAAGAAGACGTTTTAGCTGAAAAGAATAGGGGtttaaagaaagcttgatgtaTAATTAACAAtgacttaaaaaaaaacaaatgctCACCTGACCAACAGAATCCCTATAGCTCACGAGGATGGCTCTACTTCCTCTTGCTGGAAAACCTGATACACATGATACCTGAGGCCATGAGAACATCAACCGTGAAATGTAATGCTCTTCCTGTGAGAAGTAAACAATGAAACCAGAAAAAAGTCAGAAGCATGGGATTTCTCTTTTAGCTTCTCATGCAGAAAACCTACTAACTGTCACGTCATCTAAGAGTTTATGAACCACAGCAAGTAACATCCATTACTTGTAGAACTGTAAGATGGCTAAGAAAAGAAAGCTGATAATGTAAAAGAATAATGCTTGTGGTCGGCATGAAAGAACTCTTCAAGCTGTGTAAGACAAGTTTATCTGACAAACAAGACGTAACAACTGTGCCACATCTTATGCTACCAAACAGAGAATTAGTACACCAAAAATACATTAGGCCTCTAGTATTCAAGAAAAACCAGTATTGGCCCTCCTGCAATAGTTTCAATGATGCACTTAAACCTATACATGATTGCTTCTGCATTTCTCTGTGCCCGTGATATTTTTGCTATCAACAATATAACTTTCCCTCCTGGAAAAAGAAAGCATCATTAATTTGCCTAACATAGCAAGAAGAAATTGCTTTGGTTCAAGCAATTGCCGTGAttattttaccaattttaaaCAAACCCAGAACACAACTTTTGCATTAAACAGAAACAGTACCAGTTCTCCAACACAGTAAAAGTGAGATCACGTAGTGTTAACAAGTTCATGCAAAAATTAATTGACTCTACAATTTAAAGATAGATTAAGTTAGAAATAAACAATTACATCATAAATTTCATGATGGTAATAACATCGGAACTCGAAAATTATGCATgtttattttcaaattcaacGAGATCCTTCAGAAATTCAGCAAACAGATGCATCCATCCTAATAACAAGGAGTATCAGCAGGAAAGCAGCTGATGCTCACATTAACTCTGTGAGCGAGAACGAACACAAGGAAGAAACCGCTAGAAGGAATAAATCAAATCTTAAGATCTAATGATCAACAAATTCCAACTAAAATTAACTACTAATAGTACTATATAATGGAATGTTTTTTGCCAAATTATAAGAAATTGCATCATAAGTTCACAATCAGCTGACAACTAACATTCAAATTCAGAAGTTATGCATTTTCATTTTCGATTTCAACTTCATCCTTAGAGAAACTCAGCAAACAAATTTTATCAATCAAAAAATGAAACACGGAAACGAAACTAAATTAGTTGTAGCGACTGCAAGGACTATAAATTACTGTAAATTCAAAGCAACAtcatattaaaacaaaattttagatCAAATAATGGAAATAAGTTCGAAATTGTACGTTTACTAATTCACTTCATCCTTTAGAAACTCAGTCGACAAATATATCGATCaattagaagaaataataaCAGAATTGAAAGTGCTCACGAGGATTTTATCACAGAGAGAGACGACGAGGATGAAACCGCCATTAGGATCAAAGCTGTTGGTGCGGAGTTTGAGAGAAACGATGGAGGCAGAGGAGATCCATTTGCCGCGTTTACCGTCCTTCCGTCCGATGGAAGAAAGAGAGATGAGAGACGAATGAGAGGAGTGAGGAGAAGCTGGACAGACAATGAACCGAGCATATTGAACTTCCCAGTGGTTGGTTACGGTAGCGATTGACATTGAAGAAGGCAGCGCCGCCTGCTCTGCCGCCGTAATCGGTGACCGTGAATGTGATCCcgccattttttcaaaattttagttgTTTGCGGCATATACTAGCTTAGATCATGCTGAAAGCAACACTCATATACTGCTACTAGCAAAGTGTACCTAATTATGTTAGGGGTCAAATTTGGTACAAAATTTGGAattcactttattttatatttattgagaaatattagctaatttcaaaaatatattttataaaatatccTTACTTAATCAATTTCACACATCGGAGTTTCTTACttagaaattattaaaaaaaaaagaagagaaaatagtcAAAACCATCTCATCTATCGTCGAATTCTCGACTACATACTTATACTTTACAAAGATTTCATCATTCACTTGaacattttaaaagtataatataTACCCCTCAAAAACTCACACCCAAATTTGTATCAAAaaataaaggcataatacataaatgtgccctttaacttggtttcaaattacatttatgaccttcaactttggatgtgcacaaatacACACtgaacttgtataaagttgaacaaatagacacacatgtcctacatatcatcctacatgtcattttttatcctacgtggtgtcctacgtgtattgtgtcatgtagaactcgtgtgtttatttgtttaaaagttggatagttaaagtgtctatttgtgcattatgaaagttgaaggtcatagttaaaatttgaagtcaagtttaggaTCCAATATATGTGttatgtcaaaaataaatgGCACATGTCTGCCACGTCATTCACCTTTTTaaagattaagaaaatattatgtgtttttattctacttttccttttaatattatccttcttctctttcatttcttgctcttttttttctttacttcgACCAAATGATTTTTCACATTAGCAGAGGAagcttaaatttaaaaatcattgagTGAAATTTTCTTCTTAAACCTTCGTAACATTAACTGAAAATTCATCATGATTCTTGTTTGAAGAAACATAGAATTTAAAAAAGGGTCGTTCAtggtaacaaaaaaaaagttattcttTGATGTTGTTTGATAGGATATGCAATGAATTAATTGTACGGAAAATAAGTGATGAACACAAAAAAGAGTGATAGTGTCCAATATTTGAAgacttcaaaatttaattttttaaagtggattttgaattttgattgaaattattGAGAGCTTAGCAATTTTAAAGAtgatagaaagaaaaaataaaacaaaaattgcaaggaaacttgaaaattttaaaaacaaaataaaatgaaaacgGAAAGAAATCagaaaatcaatataaaataaaaatataattaaaatttttgaagggGGTAATAAGACCCAAAGCGTGTAGTTCAGGGTTTTGACTATTTTGTCAAAATATAAACCCCTGAGCTtactctcttttctttcttctttggcACACAATGGAGAAGAAGAATAAGGGCAACATGCTAAATtacaacaagaaaaaagaaactatCAAGAAAAAAACTAGAGAGCTTTCGATCCTCTGTGACGTTAAAGCTTGTGTCATTCTTGTTGATCCTAATGGAAAAGTCGATACATGGCCTGAAAATCCCACTGATTTCAACCCCATTATTCAATCCTACAAAGAAAATCTCTGTCACGGCAAGAGAAAACGAATTGACGATGATGGGTGTTTTGAGAAAAAGTCGAAAAAGAATCATGCTCTGTTTTGCGATGATGATGAAAATCAGTGGCTTAATGATGTTTTTAGAGAGTCGAATGAAAGTTTGTTGGTGAAATTGAATTCGAAATTAGAAGCTGTGGAGAgaagaattgaagttttgaagatgatgaatTATGGGAATGGGGTTGTTGGAGGATCAAGTTCAAGTGCGAAAGAAAGTTTACTTGCTAATCAAGAAACCCATAATCGACTTGAAAACAGCAACGCGTATAATCAAGAAACAGAAATTGCTATGGCGGCTGAGTTTTGGGTGATTGGTGGTGATGAATCTGCTTATAATCAGAGCAAAGAAATTGATTTTCTGAGAGATAATGCGACACTAAACAATTTGAATAATGTGCAGAATTTTGGGTATGATGATCATCTTTGGCCAGTTATCGCTACTTCTGAATTTTCGACTTGTATTAATTAAAACCATTGATCCATGTAGATTaacttcttttctatttttattgaaGATGATTCAGCCATTTGATAAAAGTAAATTTGGTTTCGACGAATTCACTAGCTTTTCTGCAGAttctatattcatattaaaatatcaaataaaatgtaCATATAAATATCCTACAAATGCTATAGCATAATGAGATGGATGGTTCAGTGGTCTCCAAAAATTCCACTCTCGGCTCTatgtttttgaaattaatttcagataaaaacattgaattttttaattgaaaagtggcaaatgattatttatattttttttcaaaaagaaaagaaaagaaaatgggtaTAGAAAATTAGCAaatgataatttatatatatataaaaaatacaaaacagtttatgattaaaaaaaattaaaaatgtttggGTTATATTCAAACAATACGATTTCTGcttagatattcaaaaaattttaacctaaatatattttcattgatttttacTCAGTTATTCAAAAACTTTAATTCGAATTCATTTTCAAAAGAGGTTTAACttttattgttcatttgatTGCTATTACTCAATCTTTGTCCATCGATATATACTAGGTACTATCGcctttcctttttcatttttttcttatttgtttgtttttacacggtactatttaaaaattaatttttaatttttcctagGATTATCTCACATAtcgataattaattataatgaataattgttaTTTGCTTTTCGAAATTAATGGGAGTTCCatccaacttttttttaattatttattattttacaaatttgACCTGATAAATATAAAGTACATTGTTGGGGCAAgagatttttttcaaaagattaaatTTGAGTAGTTTTTCACTTTAGATTGCTTAGTCCAAcccattaataattattttgaatataagtgtaaaatttaaaatatgatttttaaactATCATCAATATACATAAGTTACAACTTACTAgtggaaaaaagagaaaagaactTGTAAAATTAAGTCAATATTGACATGGGCTTGCAAGATAATTGCATTCAAAGTCCTAGTAGTGCTTCAACATTGGGAAAGTTGAGGCCTCattccaaaaattattttttcactatACCAACTTATTaagtataatttcataaataaaatatgaaaatggaaatcgcaaattttacttttatttttgttaggttGGGTATAACtctaaaaagaagaagattttaCGTGTTTGGACctaataaaacccaacaaagtGTGGAAGCTCAATCAAATACAAAGCACTTGTAAAATAGTGCCAGTCTATGTAGTTGGTGTCCACATTCTGATCGATCAATTTTGAGTTAGACTTTTGGCTTAtaacttataaataaaaaattataagttaaaaGATTTATAATTTaggattttaaaatttatttttattattttgattttaaaataagtgtttataagttttaaaacattattcaaacacttcaaaattataaaaaaaaaatattttaacttaaaaacacCTCAAATAAATCAATCTAAAAAGaacacttaatttttttccccttttgtCTTAAATACACGTATACTAAAATTCCAtttcaaatagtaaaataatatttcctGTTATGATTATGAAGTTTTTGGCCTTTTTTGagtttagttaaaaaaaaataaaataaagtgtgATGTTGTGAGTGGATATGAAGAAGCAAAACCACAACTGTATAGTTTGAAGGAGCACCACTATTTGCTTTATCTCCAAATTTGTGATTCAATCAAATTTTGCACATTAATCCAATCTTTACAAACTGTTCAGTGGCTGTGGTTTCATCTTGGAATTTATGTCTTCACACTTGGCcacatatacaaataataatatactataaTTATCCCCTTTTCCTTTACACcccaataaaaaataaattgcacTTCTCACTCACCATTCACCAAACTGACTCACAACACTTGCCTCCTAACTGTGTAAGTCATGcccattccttttttttttatttttattgatgtatgggtatctgaaatttttgtgattctGCATATTCTTTGTGTGTTTTAATTGGATCGATATAATATAGATTTTCTCTTTCATCTGCTATGTGTATGTGTAATGGAGGCGTTTTTTGTCGTCTTTTGATTTTGTGTACTGGTGAATATATGCCCACAATATGCTTTTGGTCCTATTTTTAATCACATCCTCGAGCGtggatttgttaaatttgtcttcgttatgatttataatttgtTAATGTAGAATTTGATTTGGGGGTGTGTGTGGTCATTTGCACTGTTGATTTCATGATTAGcagttttcttttttgatttctGTTGTAGTTGAAATCATGAATGACCCTACTGAAAGATTGACCAAATCACATTATATGTAATTGGATTGGCACTTTTCCTGTGTATAATATGTTTGATTgcatttgggtttttttttttaaatcagaaTGTTGTTGGTATAATAATCAATGGGCTGTGTTTTGGTCAGAATAGTAGCAAGTTGTATTCTTAATCttgttatattttcttgtttaacCTAAATCTGGATTAAAGattaacaattaaatttagTGAGGGGGAGAAcctgttaggatcgaattcacgcacacacacttgatgaatgaagaacacaagaactttcaagagaaagagatgagagatctagagagagaaagagaaaactcaatatttcgtggtaacaccccgtgagtaaacttc
The window above is part of the Solanum pennellii chromosome 5, SPENNV200 genome. Proteins encoded here:
- the LOC107019249 gene encoding uncharacterized protein LOC107019249; the encoded protein is MEKKNKGNMLNYNKKKETIKKKTRELSILCDVKACVILVDPNGKVDTWPENPTDFNPIIQSYKENLCHGKRKRIDDDGCFEKKSKKNHALFCDDDENQWLNDVFRESNESLLVKLNSKLEAVERRIEVLKMMNYGNGVVGGSSSSAKESLLANQETHNRLENSNAYNQETEIAMAAEFWVIGGDESAYNQSKEIDFLRDNATLNNLNNVQNFGYDDHLWPVIATSEFSTCIN
- the LOC107019162 gene encoding protein POOR HOMOLOGOUS SYNAPSIS 1 → MAGSHSRSPITAAEQAALPSSMSIATVTNHWEVQYARFIVCPASPHSSHSSLISLSSIGRKDGKRGKWISSASIVSLKLRTNSFDPNGGFILVVSLCDKILEEHYISRLMFSWPQVSCVSGFPARGSRAILVSYRDSVGQIQKFILRFLTIYEIENFMNVLKGKLDNANPQLLPCAEFDSAISSQSEFNPLDGASHRENEGWVCAASGDSAPNYMPLNLAPEFSQDSHKEETKLSREADEILSAFPPSFTSFLTNCCPEIDQVAAQSSMTKEVDLKDQIAKYLEDSSFQDMLVKIEKVIHELGDNTVL